A window of Daucus carota subsp. sativus chromosome 2, DH1 v3.0, whole genome shotgun sequence genomic DNA:
ttatagtatttcGATTTATAAGtacattaattttttcaaaaaattagatgCGACCAGTTTCTAGTATTTCGATGCACTCAAATTTTTCTACAAAAccacaaattttttaataaatatcagacAAAAAGATAAATCTATCTTTTGACACGAATAAAAAGTCTCGTGAATTTACTTGCTCATATGCCCCATGTTCGGCTATTATTTGTTCGGCTATTATTTGATGCGACTAGTTTAATATTatagaatttaaaatgattgttgacatatatattttataaatatttagttaatttatcGTCATGACTATCGGTCtaactttctaatattattgtgttcttaACAAATTATGCATGCTATTTTTTACATCAGTTTTAAGAATTTTACTCGTTTGAacaattttatttggcttgaaTTTTCATAGTTCTCCATCCATGCTACAAAAGGTTCAAGTTTTGAATCCCGACAACAACATAtcacaataaattattaattcaaacacatttaagaaaaatattaagtatTATTATACACACGTGCATCGCACATTTTATAGGCGAGTATATTATTAAAgctagaataaaaaataaaaatatgaaatatttttttgttcgcacgacacacacatattatatgTATGATATTATAATGCAAATGACAAGTTAGCATAGTGGTGTAAAAGAAGTGGATGCTAGTAGATGTTCGATTCTACAAAACtacaaatttttaacaaatattagtAAAAAAGATAAATCTATCTTTTTGCACGAATAAGAAGTCTCACAATTTACTTGCTCACATGCCCTATGTTGGGTTATTATTAATACTaacctttaacccgtgcgaagcacgggcgagtatagaattcgtaatttattaattataatttaaattttaacatcattttatttatattttagtattaatgaattagattttaaccagattatatttaccaactgattacattacaaattataccaatatcagtttattataatattgtatataaataatatataaattatatttaaacgaATAATGGAggagttttttttatcttgtattacatcacaagtgtttgtaatttgaacagtataaaactctttaatattgtaagagcaagagaagtctacatgtgatcgacttgtagttataaagaagatgaccaaaccaaaattgtgtacgactacaaattaaacctatgttggcttattatattatagtatagtatagataatagataatagaagatgcataaacattttttttagtttcaaacgtattcatcatcagaatccgtTAAAACGAAAgccataaattcataaattttctcTGATTAAAAATTAGGAAAATATCAAAGGTACCAATTAGGATTATAAATGAGTACGAAATGATAgaatgtaattttttaattgaaataattttgataataataatgaacCATTGCGTATATATTAATCTTCcccatcaaaaaaatttataaatagtcGTATTACGATGCCACattattttataacatattttgtaTACAGTTTGGCAGTGATTGTTACTTTAAAAATTATTCGGAcatgataataattaatatgataGATAAATAACGGtttgtttacatatttttttatcaagacATTGGGTAATTAGCAAGAATGAAGTTAATtctttaactaaaattatcagatactccctctgtccctctcatttatttacacttactattttgggatgtccctctcatttctttacattactataaataataaatttttctcatcattacacccactatcttcccctactatctcatatttaacaataaaaactactattacacccactacttccctccactatctcaaatctattattaaatattggtaggtcccaccactttacccacttttcatctaactttactcattttccatacattgtcttggtctccgtgtccccctcctatgtaaacaattgagggggacggagggagtatgtaataatttgcatgtttactatatacatgaaaataatttaatttaaaaagaacTGAAGTAATTTTAATCTActaactaataaatattaatattaaaatctcTAATTTATTGTAATATACAGATACGATATTATGACGGATTTAGTAAACAAAATGGCAGAGTCAAGACATGAGCGAAATAAATTTGGGTGGAGCAAGCAAAAGGACAGCTGCGGTTAGTTTAAATGCTGTCACAACACAACCAACTCCACTCTGTCATGAGAAGCACACGAATCTGAATTCCCATCCCACTTATTACTCGTACTctcaattttacaaaatttcacTCACCATACACTCATTACCCCCAATCTTTTTTTTACTGTTGTCAGCGGAGCTGTAATTCTCGAGTTTTCTTCGATTTCACTCATTCTCTCGTTGTATTTCTCTTTCATCTTCCGCTATTCCATTCCTTTCATTTACCAACACTCCGTAATCTTTTACTTGACTCTAAAGTCCATATATGCGCATCATTTAGATTGTATCTCTTATTTCATAATCATACTTGTTGCTAGTGATTTCAATTGTTGTAAGTTGTTATAGATCGTTAGGGTTTGTTTTGTGGTTTTGATTGATCTGTTTTTGATGGATCACCAATCACGCTCTGATAATCACCCTTTGACGTATGATGAAGTCTCCATGGAGCATAGTAAGAGCTTCGTCAAAGCTTtgcaggtctctctctctctctccctctccctctctctctctctccccccccccccccctctcatTTTTGTTTCGCTCAGATCTGCCTGATTCGTTTTATATGATAGCTTCGCTATCGTTTACTAGTTGTGCTTTGGTTTGCTTGATTATGCCTAATTTCCGGAAGGATGACTTTGTTGTGTATGTGTGACTTGATATGCCACTATTGTAGTTTGTTATTGCACTGAGGTGTCAAGATCATTGGCATTGTTTTGTGAATTTACTTGGCTAGATCGCTCTCTATTAAGTCCATATCGGCAAACTACTTGTAATGTTTACCTGAATATGTTTTGTGCTTAAAATCAAGATATCAAGATATCTATTAGAGAATGAGTCGAGCTTGTATAAATGGATATGAGGACGTCTACTCAATGCGATTAGTATAAATGCAATTAGTATCTACTCAAGGAAATTATGACTGCTTTTATTTAGAAATTgaactttttattatatatttagggaacctCACTCCGACATTGTGGTCCTAGTGAGGTTcctgaatatataataaacaattcaatttAAGCGAGGTTcctgaatatatattaaacaattcAATTTCTAAAAAGTGGGGACTCTATATTGAATGAGCAGTAATGTTTCTCATTATTATTAgagtattaaattcaaaatctattagcaaaaaaataatgtaaaaaatgtGGGAAAGAGTGTGCAATAGGTGATaagtgaatatttaatcattaaaaatcagATGAGGAATGTGTTAGCCATGACCTATTTATGAGGAATGAAAAGTGGATAATGACTAGAACTGTGTTGGAGTGGATTATTGTAGCATATTCCTCAAAATTATAGTTTAGGACATCAAATAGCTaagctattggagatgctcttagcctCTTACTTATTACTTACTTTTAAGGGACCTCTCTCTTCTCCTAAGATTATCCTACCTTATTTTCACTAACTCACTCCCTCTCTCATTGATAGAAAATActtttaacaataaaatattaaataaggaATAAGAACAAGGAACATTGTTGGAGATGAAAATACCTAGTTATATTCCAAGTTACTAGGATctatcaatttatatttaagttcaGGAATGAGTTAGGAAAcagttggacttgctctaacctTTAAGGGAGTACTAGGGTATGCGTCTGATTGGTCTTTTTAGAAAATTATCATGTATCTAATACAAGTTCACATACAATTCTTCTACCTTCATCTATTTGAAGCAACTATACAATTGAATACTTCAGAATTTCTATAAAAATTGCAATAATTTATTCTGAAGCAAGGCTATCATCTGTTTCTGTTTGCTTTAGCTGCTTTGAAGATATTGGCTTTAACTGAAATACATTAATGCTGATAACTTCTATCTTTGGAAATGTTTGTACGTGTTAACAAGTATTGGATGAATTACAAATATCATTGCTAATCTTATGTTCCATTCACGCATATAGAAGTATCATCAGTATTATGTTTCTTAAACCTTGGTTAAAAGTATCAGTGCATGCAACACTTCAACTCTACTCAAAGTTATGTAATGTTCGATATTTACTAATTTATCACAAAAGAGTAGTCAATGAATTCATTTGAcagtaaattaatatatatttacttgCTTATGGGATTCATTCACAGGAACTCAAGAACTTAAGGCCTCAACTTTATTCGGCTGCAGAATATTGTGAGAAGTCTTACCTTCACAGTGAACAAAAACAAATGTAAGGCAGAGACTACTTATAAGTTTGCGAATTAAAAATCTCTGGACTGTATTAAGACTTGATATCTTTCACCATCAACCTTTTTGAGCTTTAAATATATTGCATGTAGGTATGAAACGGCTGGCTTTTTATACTACCTTGTTGGTTCACTTTACATGATGCTGTATATATATCAGAAACTAGATTAGCAAACATGTTTATCCTTGATAATCCTATCATCATTATCATTCCAGCCATAGAAATGTGAAATAAATCAATCCTCGACatattgtaataataataattatgaaaCAGGGTACTGGATAACCTGAAAGATTACACTGTACGGGCTCTTGTGAATGCAGTTGACCACCTGGGCACTGTTGCTTACAAACTGACGGATTTACTTGACCAGCAAAAGTCAGAGGTCTCAACAGTggaacttaaactttcatgtttaGATCAGGTATTGGTGCTGCAATGCTAATTATATTACtgtcaaaataaattatcataCATTCATACTGGCAGAGGCTGAAATTCATATCCTTTTTTATGAAAGCAACTTTTGACATGCCAAACTTATACTGATAATGAGGGCTTAAGGCAGCAACAGTTACTAGCTATCATTCCCAGGCATCACAAGCACTACATATTGCCAAGTAAGAATTACTAGAAGCTGAATTAATCTTGTGATAGATGATCATGGATGATATCCATTATAATGTTTCTCATTTTTCTTTTACTTCCTATGCCAGATACTGTCAACAAAAAGGTCCACTTTAGCCCACAAATTCCAGCTGATGCTAGGCAAACTCTCCAATCAAAACCTCGGTTTGCTTCAGGTATAGTCTTTTTCTAGACATAAATGCTTGGTGCCTATTCATTCCAGGGTtagaatatatacatataacaaaTTGCATCTCTAATCTCTCAACTGAACTTAGGGACCCCACCACCTAACACTTTGTCATGGCATTTAGCATCAGAAACCAAGTCTACCCTGAAAGGCACCCCACGGTCATCAGTAAAGTAAGTTGCGCATGTTgaagtaattaattaatgaaTGCAAAATTGCTTTCAAGACAACTTGAATATATTGGCTGCTTGTTATCTGTGCAGCACTGAGGATTTGAGAACTTCTGGCATAAGTTCCGGGGCATTTAATTTAGTAggtatgcataatatatatagtacaaCCGTGCAAGTGACAGTGCTTTGATTTGTTCATAGTATTTCTTCCATATACAGATGAGGCTGGCCGGACAAAGTCTTCCGCA
This region includes:
- the LOC108206106 gene encoding protein ABIL1, giving the protein MDHQSRSDNHPLTYDEVSMEHSKSFVKALQELKNLRPQLYSAAEYCEKSYLHSEQKQMVLDNLKDYTVRALVNAVDHLGTVAYKLTDLLDQQKSEVSTVELKLSCLDQQLLTCQTYTDNEGLRQQQLLAIIPRHHKHYILPNTVNKKVHFSPQIPADARQTLQSKPRFASGTPPPNTLSWHLASETKSTLKGTPRSSVNTEDLRTSGISSGAFNLVDEAGRTKSSAANIHLPKIGPASAAAMHTLGVTRDPLDSTKPMTAFRSFDEPTKRAIVRTPVRSKSVLSAFFVKQKGKKLKT